Proteins encoded in a region of the Lathamus discolor isolate bLatDis1 chromosome Z, bLatDis1.hap1, whole genome shotgun sequence genome:
- the LOC136005312 gene encoding uncharacterized protein LOC136005312 isoform X2: MWILRTAGVPQVLLGEPATDLASLQNTIALSWKKQDMQHLRDELARLAAEINSVKKEAQQMREAMSAITQMSGWALKTTA, from the exons ATGTGGATTCTGCGGACAGCGGGTGTGCCACAG gtgctgctgggggagcCTGCAACTGACCTGGCGTCCCTGCA AAATACGATTGCTCTGTCGTGGAAAAAACAGGACATGCAACATCTGAGAGATGAACTGGCAAGACTGGCTGCAGAGATCAACAGTgtgaagaag GAAGCTCAGCAAATGAGAGAAGCAATGTCTGCAATCACACAGATGTCTGGCTGGGCTCTGAAAACCACAG CCTGA
- the LOC136005312 gene encoding sperm-associated antigen 4 protein-like isoform X1: MWILRTAGVPQVLLGEPATDLASLQNTIALSWKKQDMQHLRDELARLAAEINSVKKEAQQMREAMSAITQMSGWALKTTGTAISLQRSPSSSAGLCRVFWFLFTPPILDTFVQPDSSPGYCWPFQGSQSEVLIRLPAKIRPMAIAVQHALRTHSPLRTTSSAPRDFTVSVSAEPWGLGPGCVGELQQGLAGLCASAEALVHILGTFQGTCGMPSPQDLLTAFWPSTSTLLSNTQRGDSVPLHPAPDCAGAAGAGGKPHSQIWHEHSLVAMLSLNCSRVLYLQGTG; this comes from the exons ATGTGGATTCTGCGGACAGCGGGTGTGCCACAG gtgctgctgggggagcCTGCAACTGACCTGGCGTCCCTGCA AAATACGATTGCTCTGTCGTGGAAAAAACAGGACATGCAACATCTGAGAGATGAACTGGCAAGACTGGCTGCAGAGATCAACAGTgtgaagaag GAAGCTCAGCAAATGAGAGAAGCAATGTCTGCAATCACACAGATGTCTGGCTGGGCTCTGAAAACCACAG GGACTGCCATCAGCCTGCAGAGAtcacccagcagctctgcagggctctgcagggtgTTCTGGTTCCTGTTTACTCCACCCATTCTGGATACCTTTGTGCAG CCTGATTCTTCCCCGGGATACTGCTGGCCTTTCCAAGGGTCTCAGAGTGAGGTGCTAATCCGGCTGCCTGCAAAAATACGACCAATGGCCATCGCCGTACAGCACGCCTTAAGGACACACTCTCCGCTGAGGACTACCAGCAGTGCCCCGCGAGATTTCACCGTCTCTGTGAGTGCTGAGCCCTGGGGGCTGGGACCCGGCTGTGTGGGAGAGCTGCAACAGGGACTTGCTGGTCTCTGCGCATCTGCCGAGGCTCTTGTGCACATTCTTGGGACATTTCAAGGGACATGTGGAATGCCGTCACCCCAAGACTTGCTCACTGCATTTTGGCCCAGCACCTCTACGCTCCTGAGTAACACGCAACGGGGAGACTCAGTCCCACTGCATCCTGCACCAGactgtgctggagctgcaggagctggagggaaACCACATTCCCAGATCTGGCACGAGCATTCCCTTGTGGCTATGTTGAGCCTGAACTGCTCCCGTGTGCTTTATCTCCAAGGGACTGGATGA